From the Macaca nemestrina isolate mMacNem1 chromosome 7, mMacNem.hap1, whole genome shotgun sequence genome, the window AACAAAACATGTGACcatggctaggcatggtggcttatgcctgtaatcccagcactttggcaggccaagataggaggatcgctGGAACTCAAGTGTttaagaccagcatggtcaacatagtgaggcctcatctctactaaaaatcaaaaaaattagcctggtgtggtgacacatgcctatagttcgagacacttgggaggctgaggcaagaggatccctggagcctaggagatcaagactacagtgaactatgattgtgccaccacactctagcccaggtgaaagagcaagaccctgtctcaaaaccaataAACATATGACTAAGGCAGGAATGGAGGAGGAGAGAAGCTGAGATCGGCATGTTCATGAATTGCCTGGTATTAACTATAATTACTCAACTAAAAAGTCCAAGCTCTAGCTATTTACATACACTTACACATTTAAATGGTCTTGCCTAATTTTCTCTAATattgccaaattttctttttcaattcctTCATCCTCCAACTTTTCCCCACTAATAGGCTCTTCTTTCATCTCATAGTGATCTAAGTCTTCTATATcctgcaaaaagaagaaaaatgttagctTATTCAACCTATTTTTCTTCAGCAGTGTCTTATGCCAAATGTTAAATTATTCTTGACTCAATGGGGGACAAGAAACAGAATATATTTATCctatggggagagagaaaaacccCCACATTCCATTCAAGAGGCTCCCACCTTTTatatctcatattttatttaaaagctaGACTCTGGGTAAAGCAGATTTAAAAGTTTTACAAAGCCATAACTATTATGAAATAAGCcatcatttatttacttctttaatttttatttactttttaaaaataggtctcactctgtcacccaggcaggaataTAGTGcagtgatctctgctcactgcaaactctgcctcccaggttcaagtgattctcatgcctcagtctcctgagtagctgggatttcagatgtacaccaccacacccagctaatttgtttacatttttagtagagacagggttttaccatgttggccaggctggtctcaaacttctgacctcaagtgatccacccacctcggtctcccaaagtgctggtattattggcatgagccaccacacctggacaagCCATCTTTTAAATCTCCTCTTAAGAGGAACCTTTGATACAGTTTAGCAGCAAGTGTCAAGAACTTTAACTGTTCATAGTTTGTTCCAGAAACTCGAGTCCTAGAATTGTATTCCAAGACAGTAGTCCAAGATGTAAACACAAATTTAGGCATAAGGATACCTATTTCAACCTTgctaccacaaaaacaaacacaaaatatgcatgtgcaaaaATAGCAAAACAGTTAACTCAATTCCATGAAACATTAACAGGCCACTGAAATATCAACACAGCATAATTTCTCCTGCATTGAAaaactttgaaatgaaaaatggaataCACAAAGGAATAGAAAGAATTTCAATTATGCTGAAATATGCACAGAAAAAGACCAGAAGAACTTCTATTGAAATgttaatttcaattaattttagTTGTTATCTCTGGAGATATTTGGTGCTTTCCCCTAATTGCAGTTTATGGTTTTATATAGTAAGCATCTATTGATGTTAATAACTAAAAAATGAGttagaaaaagaatttgatttcaggtgctcgggaggctgaaatagAAGGCTCGTTTGGGCCCAGGTgtttcaggctgcagtaagctatgatcatgccactgcactccagactgggtgacagggaccctatctcaaaaaataataataatttcaaaagaaTTTGAATAATACCCCCCAAAACAACATCTTTATTCACATCATTCTGCTCCCTCCCTTTCCATACTATCTGTtcttacatatatacaaatatatgcagaatttttaaattcccaACTTTTTTCAATTACCTTATTTTTCTACTTCAATTGTCAATATCTCTAAAGGACTAGTTTATATTCATCgcgatttttttttccaagccagTTAATTCTCTGATTTCTAGACCAGGTTACTGACTACCTTCACTCAAACTCTGCCCATGACTCCATACTTCATGGAGCTCCCTTCTCCCAGTGTGCGCCTTTCAGCCCTGATCTTCCATCCTATGCTCGTTTTCCTCGCAATGCTCACAAATGCCTTTGGTCTGTATTTCCTCCTATACCTTCAACCTCAGTCATGTTCCCATCCACAAAACTTCTCCAACTAAGCATTAGCACATCACAAACAGAATTCAACATATCTCTCTAAAGCAATATCCTCAGCACACTATTCCCTGCTTAAGGCCCTCCTAACAATAATCACACCAAATAGAAACATGCCAGTCTCAAATTCAAGACTTTTAACCATCTGCCTTTTCTGGCCAATCTTGCTTTCCATGACTTCAACACATCAACCTTCCTTCTCAAAAGAAAGGCATCCAATGCACCCAAACACACCATGTCCAAGGTTGTTCTGGGCCTGTTCCCACATTCTTTTAGGAGCCTAGAATATCTGCTTTTCACCTGTCCTAATCTGACATCTCCAAAGTCCAGTTTCCTACCTTTCTAGATTTCCCTAAAAGTTGCGGTCCCGTGTTTATTATCTTGTGAGGGGAAAAATGAAAGGGTACATGATCTTTATGCAATGGCTGCCTGAACCACAGAAAAGGTTTAATGTTTTCATGCAGCTTATTCCACCTCAGCTAAACtgcataaaaacattaaaacaaactcCCATTCTAACTGGACGATTTTAAGAAGTATTTTGCTCCCAGACTCATAAAACAAGCctacagccaggcacagtggcacatacctgtaatcccagcactttgggaggccgaggtggtggatcacttgagtccaggagttcaagaccagcctgggcaatagaatgagactcaaactctacaaaaaataaaaaaacattagctggatgtggggcacttgcctgtagtaccggctactcaggaggattgcttgaacccaggagttcaaggttgcagtgagccgtgaccacgctactgcactatagcctgggtgacagtgagatcctgtttcaaaaaaacaaatgaaaacaagccTACAACACTACTCCTTTAGTTCTGAATAactctaaattatattttaaattaataatttcaaaCCAAGAAAATGAACGACTAAATTAATTATAAGAccctaaacagaaaaaaatattttaaaacaatcaagACCATAAAATTCACAGACCTTCTATTTGGTCAATGCAGAGACATAGATCTTTGTTCTGAAGTCTCAATTTAAATGCAAAGCTTCAGAGTCTGAAAACATCTAAAATTATACCCATAACTGACAACTGGCCTAGGCTCAATGTCTTTGGAATTTGCTCTACTAAATTTGCTACTgtttgaatgtgttccctccaaaattcaggtgtttctaatgtgatgatattaagaggtaggacctttaagaggtgattaggccaagAGGGATCCTTCCTCCTTAATGGGATTAAGGCCCTTATGAATGAGGCTTCACACATTGGACTAGCTTGCTCTCCTGCCCTTCTGCCTGCTACCATGTGAAGATGCAACAAGAAGGCCCTCAGACACCCAATGTTGGTAttttcatcttggacttcccagtctccagaactgttagaaaataaatgtctgttctttataaattaccctatctctgatattctattatagcagcatGAAGCAGACAAACAAAATCCCTTGATGATTTTTTCAACAAGAGACAGTTTCACTACTTCTGGTGAGTAGTCCCTAACATGTTCTCAAATTCTCCTTTTATGcaaacataaaattttttaaacttactaGTCTCTGCCTAAAAATAACCAAATACAGGGTAAGGACTGATtagtattaaatataaataaaactttggTGCTAAAAGTTAAGAGCTTTTGTTTTCCAGGAAATCAAATCCAAAGAATTCAGATAAAGCAATTTGCTCAAAAGTGTCTCATCAGTTAGAGGTAAAGCCAGAGTTGAGAAATTATATTCCATTCCAAATACAATGTGCTTTCAATTATTCCACATTAATAGTAGTTTACAAAGGAGATTTAGAGAATTACTCAAACCAAAAATGATGACATTTATGAAATATCATTCTTACATAAAATACCTACTTCAGccatctcctcttcttcctcttcctcttcgtCTGAAGTCACTTCTTCTGTTGTCCCATTCTGAAATAGAGAAAGAATCTGCCAGGGCTACACAGGCTGAATATAGGCTGAGTCCATTAGAAGACTGGTGCCACAGCTTTAGTGACAAACTCTCAACCATCTGTCACTGCAGTGCCGCTATCAGCTTATTAAaactaaatgtttatttttaaatccaactTTGACTTGACAAACAACAGttatcagcttttaaaaatggaacaaataaaagaattaggaataaagaaaagcaatcagtcaaatataaagcaaaaccaaaaaaaagttaaaacataatctaatttaaaataagaaaacattttacttaCATGGCTATGTGTATAAGATCAATggcttattttgtttaaaataaatgtcacaaACTATCCATTCCTTAAAATAACTAcctttttaactttgaaaagccTGAATCATTACATAAATTCAATtgccttatattttaaaagatcagatGTGTTATTTATGGACACCTCACAAAACTAAGAattatgaaatgattaccaccttactaaaatgcaaatttcagttttaaaaacatgttatttaCTACAAAACACCTCTCTACAAGACAGAATTTAACAACTGACACAATTTACAATTACTAAGTTTAGAAATGAGTGTAATGGGGTTTTAGGAAGGGCCTTCATACTCAGGGCAAATTTCAAAAGATAAGCTTCCTGGCCAGTGCACAGTATATAAATGCATCTTTAACCATGAAGGCCAGTTCAGGTTAGAACTcagaatatgtaaaatatcaAGGAACTATGATCCAGAGATCAAGTAAGACCCACAAAGGTCTCAGCAGTATCTAAGCATCTGTTCTTAGATACTCTGATGGAGGAATACTTAAGAAAAACAACCCATGATCACAGAGGGTGTTAGAACTCTGCTGGATTAGTAAGCTGGAGAATGCCGTGTAGATAAACATATCCATGCAGCATTAACTTATATTTCCTTTAAATCTGCATCTCTTTAGACATTCTTTGTCTTCTAAAAACTAAATGGAAAAAGGGAGCAAGCAGCAgcttccaaaataaaattcaccCCTTCTTCATTTCCCTAAATTGTTATATTCCAAATCAAACTATTCTGAGTATCTAAAGAATATATACTTAGCCTACAAGTCCCAAAGACTTTGGTTGCATCAGTGATTGAAAGAGCATTTTTGAAATGCTCATTTCAAAGCCTACCCAgagaatggtttttttttgttgtttgtttgtttgtttgtttaacagatggagtcttgctctgtcgccaggctggagtgcagtgacaggatctccGGCTCACtgaaaacctctgcctcctgggttcaagcgattctcctgcctcagcctccccagtaactgggactgcgggtgcgtgccaccacgcccagctaatttttgtatttttagtagagacagagtttcaccatattggccaggatggtctggatctcttgacctcatcatccgcccaccttggcctcccaaagtgctaaggagaatctgtttttaaaaagctctctGAGGTGGTTCTGACATGCATCCAAGTCTGTAACCATCAGCCCAGTTACTATCCTTCACTTTACACATGACACAGCTGAGCCCCCACCCCTCAAAAAGGGTAAATtaatcaaaacaaaaagtgaattaggctcgatctccgctcactgcaacctcctgcctctgcctcccaagtagctgggattaagtcgcctgccaccatgcccagctaatttttgtatattttagtagagacggggtttccaccatattggccaggctggtctcaaactcctgacctcaggtgatccgcccgccgcggcctccgaaagtgctgggaattcaggtatgagccactgcactgggccaaaACACCTAAAATCTTAAAGGCCTTTCCCATTCCCCGCCTGGGCTCAAACAAAGCTGGAGCCGCCCTGCCCCGCCCTGTCGCGGTCCCAGGAGCAGGCCGGCTGACTGAGGACGACCTTGGGTCCCGAGAGGGCTCTGGCTTCCGCGGGCTTCCACCTCGGGGCGCGGCGGCGGGGGCCAAGAGGATCCAGCAGCCCCCAAGCCAGCCCGGCGCGAGGAGCCTAGAGACCCGCCCTCCGCCTCCTCCCACCCAAACCTCGCGCAGTCCCGGGGCAGGGCCGGGACAGTTGAGGGAGAAAGGGGCGGGGAACCTGGGCCTCTCCGGGGCAGGCTCCCCTTTGTCCCGGGACTCTGGGCGCCCCCTCTGCGCCCTCGGCCTGCCTCGCGAGGCCGCCGCCGGGCGCCTCACCGTGATGTTGCAGTGGAGCGTGAGCGGCGGCTGGGCTCCTGGTTCTTGTGGAAGGGACGCCAGCAACTTCAGTTTGGCCTTGAACCCTGACACGGACATCTTCCCCTCATCTCCGCTGGAAGGGGCGCAGAAGGGGAGCCCTCCTCCGGAGCCACTGTCATGGCCCAGACCACCTGGCAGGGCCTCCCGGCCGAGCTCTAGCGACTCGGCCTCTCCCCGCCGCCTCGACCCTGGTGGGAGCCGGCTGGAAAATGGCAAGGGGCATGGAGGCCTTGGCGGGAGCTGTGTGGCGGCCTGGGGGGCTGCTCCATTTGTAACTGACTCCACAGACAGGAGGCAAGGCTCCTGTCAAGCCACAGCTTAAAAGGGCAACAGCACCACCGCCCCAGCTACCACCTGGGAAAGGGCTGCCCCCACCCTGCCACCGTCCCTGTCACCCCTCACTCCTCACCCCTCAACCCTCACCCCTCAACCCGGCGCACCCGGGCGCACCCGTTTCGGCGGGTACACGAGTCCAGAGCGTGCACTCGCTCCTGGCTGCCCCCTCCTCCCCTTGACCCAGCACCTTTCTGTGCGACCCATCTGATCCCTTCCTCACACTCGTGGAGTGGAGGCCCAGGGCGGCATAACCAcaaactcgtgtgtgtgtgtgtgtgtgtgtgtgtgtgtgtgtgtgtctcccaagGGTGGGTGAGTGTGTCTCCCAAGGGAACAGAGCACTGCTGAGTTCAGGCTGATTATTAGTTCCTGGGCAAAATACAGTCACAAGAAGGCTATGTGCTGATTTGTCTTTTGTGGTGACATCATGTTGCTCgtgttttatgtttttcagagTTCATTAGTTTCTATTTGTTCTCAGTTAATATCCAGCTGAATAGATTATGTAAGTAGAATACCCCCAAACTGAAAGTCACCTACATAAAATATAGTGAAAAATATGTCATCCACTTAAACTATAGTTGAAGATGTGTACACATTAGTTTTGTGTAGCCAACACTGGATAATGGGTAAGGGCACAGGATCCCGGGGCCAGACTGCGTGGGTTCAGGTTCCAACTTAGCCACTTGCTGGCTGTGAAATACTTCACagctttaagcctcagtttcttttttttttttttttaacttaatcccaaatgtgatagtaagtctcagtttcttgatctgaaaaacagaaattattcaATGAGAGTCTATGtgaaaacttaaaagtttttaaagccACTGCCTGGCTCAGGAAAGTCCTCAGCTTTAGCTGTTGAAGTTTTAAAAGCCACTTTAAAGATTTGAAAGCCGCTGCCTGGCCCAGGAAAGTCCTCAGCTTTAGCCCTTATTAGCTATGATTCTTATTGTGTTGGCTACACGTGCATTAATGAGACAGGAAAACCATCAAGGATGACAACCAAGTATCCAAATTACCTCATCAGACCCAGAGagatgcatatgtgtgcatgctcTTGTTTCAGCTCAGAGCTCTTTGTCTAGAAGGCTCTTGAACTCAGAGACCCAGGCATTATCAACTTGACTTGGCAGTGGAGTCATCACTTTTGTTGATCAATGAAATTGACATAatgctcttttcttcttctttttttttttgcaccaacCATGTGCCTAGAGGTAACTGTGTCAAGAAGAGCATGCTTCAGTTGGCTGGAGTGAGCAATTCAACTTGTGGAGGAATGAGAAATGTTACTGTTGAGACAAGAAACATAAAACCCCAGGGTAAGGTAGGAATCACTGAAAGTCAAGCAGAGGAACTGGCATCCAGTAATGAGTTAGACTTTGTCAGCCTCTGGCCCTACAGATGGCTCTTTGGAGAGGAAAAAATTAAGCCAGGCCTGAGGGCACAGATCCTAAGGGAATGCTGGCAGCTCTAGGCTGTCTATGGAAGAGAAGCAGAGGGTGGCACCTGGTTGAAAGAGGGGGCTGGGGGACATAGCTTGAGCCTGTGTATATAGATGGAGTCCCTGATTCCTGCGACTGGGGAAGGAGATCGTGCCCGGATCAGGGGACCTCAAATCAGAACCCTTCCCACCCACACACCTTCTTTTCAGGGCATCTTTCATTGCAAACAACAGATAAACCAGTTGGAAAGCTCAGCAGATTCTCACGGTGGTGCCTAGCAGACCAGGCCTAGCTGCCCTTTACCCTGTGACTGAGGGTGATGCCACTGGCCTGTAAGCACACATTGGAAAATCTTTACATCCATGGACATGCCATGCCCACAGAGACAGCTGTGTATGGCTCTTTAGGTTTGGGGTGCTGTCCTGGCAGTTGCCTTACAAATATGTAGGATTAAAATGGGATACCCTAGAGCTTATCTAACATTTATCCTCCTCCCCCTCAAAATGAAGGGGAACTAGTTTTGTTAGCCTTATGAAAGATGGATCTGTCATTGTTTTTAGAATCTTTGGAGAAAGATTTCTTGGGAGGAAGCTATCCTGAACCCCCAGAGATTTTCTCATTTACTGGCGCACCAGCTTTAGAGTCTTAAGTCTTCATCCTGGCTCAGCTACcctccagctgtgtgacctttgaaAAGTTGCTTGACTACATTGAGTCTTGTTGTCACCTATGAGTGGAGGTTGCTATATTGCTACTGTGTGGAGCACCTACCCCCAGGCACTCTTATAGAGTGATGGCAAAGATTAAATGCAATAATAAGGCTgcaggaggaggatcacttgaagccaggagtttgagactagcctgggcaacaaagccagacctcatttctgtgaaaatgttttttaaaaaatgagctggacttggtggcttaggcctgtagtcccagctactcgagaggctgaggtgagaccacctgagcccaggagtttgaggctgcagtgagctgtgagtacataaataaaataataaaataatgtatgcaaTTAGTACACTAGTACATGATCAGGTACATGATAAATGCTTGATAAATGGTAGCCCCAATAAACTTTGTAATGTTTTGGGAGACGGTGTCCTTTGGACTCAGCCCAGAAGCATTTGAAGAGACTGTTTTGTATGATGGCTATTTCCTACAGGTATAGACTATACCTTCAGGGACCCAAGGCATTGGCTCAATGGGGCACCTTGTTCTATTTACTCTTGTTTTGGTCGGCACCAATTGCCCTAGGGCTAAGCAGGACTACCACCACAGATTGCCAAGAGTATCCCCCTCCCCATGCTAGCCATGGGAAAGCCACTTACATCATAAGACTACAGGAAATCGAAAGGAATAAAAAGCACAATTTAGTCACCTGCTCTCCAGCTGATGGGCAATAGGTTTTTGCTATTTTGAACAGAGCTGTAAGGAACATTCCTTGTCCACATACCCTGTTTTATATAGGCAAGAATTTCTGTTGCATttagagtagaattgctgggctAGGAGGAGTGTGAATATTCAACCTTATGAGATGgagccaaactgttttccaaagtggtcatACCAGTGTATATTCCCAGCAGCAGTTCTTAAGAGATCTCAGGATCTCTATCTTCTGGTGAGGTCACAAGCAGTCAAAAAGAATGAACGCCAGCTATAAAC encodes:
- the LOC105479413 gene encoding ubiquitin-conjugating enzyme E2 Q2-like isoform X5 codes for the protein MSVSGFKAKLKLLASLPQEPGAQPPLTLHCNITNGTTEEVTSDEEEEEEEEMAEDIEDLDHYEMKEEPISGEKLEDEGIEKENLAILEKIRQDHLNVITFQLILHLFEWCYLFSQEGMYWVEECYVWNAAQNRPFHTDLLLLRAEAVPTQ
- the LOC105479413 gene encoding ubiquitin-conjugating enzyme E2 Q2-like isoform X6; the protein is MSVSGFKAKLKLLASLPQEPGAQPPLTLHCNITNGTTEEVTSDEEEEEEEEMAEDIEDLDHYEMKEEPISGEKLEDEGIEKENLAILEKIRQDHLNVITFQLILHLFEWCYLFSQEGKCMYWVEECYVWNAAQNRAEAVPTQ
- the LOC105479413 gene encoding ubiquitin-conjugating enzyme E2 Q2-like isoform X2, which encodes MSVSGFKAKLKLLASLPQEPGAQPPLTLHCNITNGTTEEVTSDEEEEEEEEMAEDIEDLDHYEMKEEPISGEKLEDEGIEKENLAILEKIRQDHLNVITFQLILHLFEWCYLFSQEGLKQCLLNRIGHCAKKCHLTQRQSQSAAWSKEVKRILAEKEPWHSSRSKEE
- the LOC105479413 gene encoding uncharacterized protein isoform X7 → MHLSGSDENGTTEEVTSDEEEEEEEEMAEDIEDLDHYEMKEEPISGEKLEDEGIEKENLAILEKIRQDHLNVITFQLILHLFEWCYLFSQEGLKQCLLNRIGHCAKKCHLTQRQSQSAAWSKEVKRILAEKEPWHSSRSKEE
- the LOC105479413 gene encoding ubiquitin-conjugating enzyme E2 Q2-like isoform X4, encoding MSVSGFKAKLKLLASLPQEPGAQPPLTLHCNITNGTTEEVTSDEEEEEEEEMAEDIEDLDHYEMKEEPISGEKLEDEGIEKENLAILEKIRQDHLNVITFQLILHLFEWCYLFSQEGKCMYWVEECYVWNAAQNRPFHTDLLLLRAEAVPTQ
- the LOC105479413 gene encoding ubiquitin-conjugating enzyme E2 Q2-like isoform X8 codes for the protein MSVSGFKAKLKLLASLPQEPGAQPPLTLHCNITNGTTEEVTSDEEEEEEEEMAEDIEDLDHYEMKEEPISGEKLEDEGIEKENLAILEKIRQDHLNVITFQLILHLFEWCYLFSQEGMYWVEECYVWNAAQNRAEAVPTQ
- the LOC105479413 gene encoding ubiquitin-conjugating enzyme E2 Q2-like isoform X3 is translated as MSVSGFKAKLKLLASLPQEPGAQPPLTLHCNITNGTTEEVTSDEEEEEEEEMAEDIEDLDHYEMKEEPISGEKLEDEGIEKENLAILEKIRQDHLNVITFQLILHLFEWCYLFSQEGLKQCLLNRIGHCAKKCHLTQRQSQSAAWSKEGHLCMKAETRRLRVT